One window from the genome of Oceanisphaera sp. IT1-181 encodes:
- the mlaC gene encoding phospholipid-binding protein MlaC codes for MKKLLISGLLVLAGTWAPLANALTLNEPYQLMSEVAQNTFDRLNNEQRQIKADPKYLRTIVREEMLPGVDVRFSAFRVIGKQLNDTTPAQRDAFVNAFSEYLVVTYADALAAYDKQTLNIGKGRVGKDDQLVSIPVSVLEPNKPTINLEFKLRKNNRTGEWKVFDMIAEGISLLSAKQSELSGLIRQKGIDNVTQDLLAHTNKPVTPLERKK; via the coding sequence ATGAAAAAATTATTGATATCAGGACTATTAGTCCTAGCCGGTACTTGGGCGCCCTTGGCCAATGCTTTGACATTGAACGAACCTTACCAACTGATGAGTGAAGTCGCTCAAAACACCTTTGATCGACTGAACAACGAACAACGCCAGATCAAAGCTGATCCTAAATACTTACGCACCATAGTGCGTGAAGAGATGCTGCCTGGTGTCGATGTGCGCTTCTCGGCTTTTCGCGTGATTGGCAAGCAGCTCAACGACACTACACCGGCCCAGCGTGATGCGTTTGTGAATGCCTTTAGTGAGTACTTAGTGGTGACCTATGCAGATGCCTTGGCCGCCTATGACAAACAAACCCTGAACATTGGCAAAGGCCGCGTCGGTAAAGACGACCAGTTGGTGTCCATTCCGGTCAGCGTGTTAGAGCCGAATAAACCGACCATTAACCTTGAGTTCAAACTGCGTAAAAACAACCGCACCGGTGAGTGGAAGGTGTTTGATATGATAGCCGAGGGCATTAGCTTGCTGTCTGCTAAGCAGTCTGAGTTGAGCGGTCTTATCCGTCAAAAAGGCATCGATAACGTCACCCAAGACTTATTGGCGCACACCAATAAGCCGGTGACGCCGCTGGAACGTAAAAAATGA
- the mlaD gene encoding outer membrane lipid asymmetry maintenance protein MlaD yields MKYSKLEFSVGCFMLAGIGALLLLAFKVAGINVQGQGESYTLYAKFDNIGGLKARSPVKVGGVVVGRVSNISLDAKDQTPVVTLSVNSNAGEFSQSSTAAIQTSGLLGEQYLALSPGFIDEDMGIGMLKDGDFIGDTQSALVLEELIGKFIYSIGDK; encoded by the coding sequence ATGAAATACAGCAAACTGGAATTCAGTGTTGGCTGCTTTATGTTAGCCGGAATTGGCGCCTTACTCTTGCTCGCTTTTAAAGTGGCGGGCATTAATGTACAAGGCCAAGGAGAAAGTTATACCCTCTATGCTAAGTTCGATAATATTGGTGGCTTAAAAGCCCGCTCGCCAGTCAAGGTCGGGGGCGTGGTGGTAGGGCGCGTGAGTAACATAAGCTTGGACGCCAAAGATCAAACCCCAGTGGTGACCTTAAGCGTGAATAGCAATGCGGGTGAATTCTCACAAAGTAGCACCGCCGCCATTCAAACTTCTGGCCTGTTGGGCGAGCAGTATCTGGCGTTAAGCCCAGGCTTCATTGATGAAGACATGGGTATTGGCATGCTCAAGGATGGTGATTTTATTGGCGACACTCAATCAGCATTGGTGCTGGAAGAGTTGATCGGTAAGTTCATATATTCAATTGGTGATAAATAA
- the mlaE gene encoding lipid asymmetry maintenance ABC transporter permease subunit MlaE — translation MLINVIGRLGRQGVASLTSGGRAGIMLVQALIGKPRPKKHFPLLVEQLYVVGVQSVAIILVSGLFIGMVLALQGYNVLVDFGAEGMLGPLVSLSLLRELGPVVTGLLFAGRAGSALTAELGLMKSTEQLSSLEMMGVDPLRRVVAPRFWAGMISMPLLALMFSLVGIWGAKLVGVDWLGVDAGGFWSAMQAAVDFKQDIMQGFIKTMVFALVVTWIALFNGYDAKPTAAGISQATTRTVVHSSLAVLGLDFVLTVVMFG, via the coding sequence ATGTTAATTAATGTTATAGGCCGCCTTGGCCGCCAAGGCGTGGCCAGCCTTACCTCTGGTGGGCGCGCTGGCATCATGTTGGTGCAGGCCCTCATTGGTAAGCCACGGCCGAAGAAGCATTTTCCATTGCTGGTTGAGCAATTATACGTAGTGGGTGTGCAGTCGGTGGCCATTATCTTGGTGTCCGGTCTGTTTATCGGCATGGTGCTGGCGCTACAAGGCTACAACGTCTTGGTGGACTTTGGTGCCGAGGGCATGTTGGGGCCATTAGTGTCGTTATCTTTGCTGCGCGAATTAGGCCCAGTGGTGACCGGTTTGCTGTTTGCGGGCCGTGCCGGTTCTGCGTTAACGGCTGAGCTTGGCTTAATGAAAAGCACCGAGCAGTTATCCAGCCTAGAAATGATGGGCGTGGACCCACTGCGTCGCGTCGTCGCGCCGCGTTTTTGGGCTGGCATGATCAGTATGCCGCTGTTAGCGCTGATGTTTAGCCTAGTGGGCATCTGGGGTGCCAAGCTGGTGGGCGTAGACTGGTTAGGCGTCGATGCCGGCGGTTTTTGGTCGGCCATGCAGGCGGCAGTAGATTTTAAACAAGATATTATGCAAGGCTTTATCAAGACGATGGTGTTTGCCTTGGTAGTAACCTGGATTGCTTTGTTTAACGGTTATGATGCTAAGCCCACGGCGGCCGGCATCAGTCAGGCCACGACGCGTACCGTGGTTCATTCTTCTTTGGCGGTATTGGGGCTAGATTTCGTGCTCACCGTCGTTATGTTTGGATAA
- a CDS encoding ATP-binding cassette domain-containing protein gives MSQNLVEIKDLCFSHGERTLYDGISLQIPKGKITAIMGPSGIGKTTMLRLIGGQIKPSSGEILFDGQSIPKMGRTRLYEQRQRMGMLFQSGALFTGMSVFDNVAFSLREHSGFPEAMIRTLVMMKLEAVGLRGAAQLMPAELSGGMARRVALARAIAHDPELIMYDEPFAGQDPISMAVLVKLIAELNKAQGLTSIVVTHDVDEALGIADYAYVIANKKVIAAGTPDELRHSTDAQLVQFLEGQADGPVAFHYPAPSFRESLGHVN, from the coding sequence TTGAGCCAGAACCTTGTTGAAATAAAGGATCTCTGCTTTAGCCATGGTGAGCGAACCTTATACGATGGCATCAGTCTGCAGATCCCTAAAGGTAAAATTACTGCCATTATGGGCCCCAGCGGCATCGGTAAAACCACCATGCTGCGTCTGATTGGCGGCCAGATTAAACCCAGCAGCGGTGAAATCTTATTTGATGGTCAGTCCATTCCTAAGATGGGCCGGACGCGTTTATATGAACAACGCCAGCGCATGGGCATGTTATTTCAAAGTGGTGCGCTGTTTACCGGCATGTCGGTGTTCGATAACGTGGCTTTTTCGCTGCGCGAGCACAGTGGCTTTCCTGAGGCCATGATCCGCACCTTGGTGATGATGAAGTTAGAAGCGGTGGGCTTGCGTGGTGCGGCACAGTTAATGCCTGCTGAATTGTCCGGCGGCATGGCACGCCGTGTCGCCTTGGCCCGCGCCATCGCCCATGATCCCGAATTAATCATGTACGATGAACCCTTTGCCGGTCAGGATCCAATCAGCATGGCGGTACTGGTAAAGCTTATCGCCGAGCTAAATAAAGCCCAAGGCTTAACCTCGATTGTGGTGACCCACGATGTAGACGAGGCGCTGGGCATTGCCGATTACGCCTACGTGATTGCCAATAAAAAGGTGATTGCCGCTGGGACGCCCGATGAGCTGCGCCACAGCACAGACGCGCAATTGGTGCAGTTTTTAGAAGGTCAGGCGGATGGGCCAGTGGCATTTCATTATCCCGCACCGTCATTTAGGGAGTCGTTAGGCCATGTTAATTAA
- a CDS encoding KpsF/GutQ family sugar-phosphate isomerase — MTVEFDYQETARRVLDIEKAAIDGLYQYLDHTFTQACQLIFDCPGKIIVTGMGKSGHIAHKIAATLASTGTPAFFMHPGEASHGDLGMIGKQDVVLALSNSGESSEIISLLPVLKRRAIPLICLTGNTQSTMAREANVHLCTRVEQEACPLGLAPTASTTAALVMGDALAVSLLEARGFTANDFALSHPGGALGKRLLLRVSDLMHKEHLVPKVGLSTLIIDALLEIGRSGLGFTAVVDEQNKLAGVYTDGDLRRTLDQKIDVHTTTIDQVMSAKCTTVHANMLAAEAVQLMEEKKISGLLVLDDEQHPIGAFNMHDLLLAGVI; from the coding sequence ATGACTGTTGAATTTGACTACCAAGAAACTGCCCGACGCGTGCTGGATATTGAAAAGGCGGCCATAGACGGCCTTTATCAATATTTAGATCACACCTTTACTCAGGCCTGCCAATTGATCTTTGACTGCCCAGGTAAAATTATCGTCACCGGAATGGGCAAGTCAGGCCACATCGCCCATAAAATTGCTGCCACCCTGGCTAGCACCGGCACGCCGGCGTTTTTTATGCATCCGGGTGAAGCCAGTCATGGGGATCTGGGCATGATCGGCAAACAAGATGTGGTGCTGGCCTTGTCCAACTCCGGCGAGAGCAGTGAGATTATTTCGCTACTGCCGGTGCTCAAACGCCGCGCCATTCCACTGATTTGTTTAACCGGCAATACCCAATCCACCATGGCCCGTGAAGCCAATGTGCATTTATGCACTAGAGTCGAGCAAGAAGCCTGCCCACTAGGTTTAGCGCCCACTGCCAGCACCACGGCGGCCTTGGTGATGGGCGACGCACTGGCCGTCTCTTTATTAGAAGCACGCGGTTTTACCGCCAACGACTTTGCCCTCAGTCACCCGGGCGGCGCCTTAGGTAAACGCTTACTGCTGCGTGTTAGCGACTTAATGCATAAAGAACATCTGGTGCCTAAAGTAGGCCTTAGCACGCTGATCATAGATGCGCTGCTGGAGATAGGTCGCAGCGGCTTGGGCTTTACCGCCGTGGTCGATGAGCAGAACAAGCTGGCCGGTGTCTATACGGATGGCGACTTGCGCCGTACGCTGGATCAAAAAATTGACGTACACACCACCACTATCGATCAGGTGATGAGTGCTAAGTGCACCACAGTGCACGCCAATATGTTGGCCGCAGAAGCAGTACAATTAATGGAAGAAAAGAAAATTAGCGGCCTCTTGGTGCTCGATGACGAGCAACACCCCATAGGCGCCTTTAATATGCATGACTTATTACTGGCAGGAGTGATCTAA
- the kdsC gene encoding 3-deoxy-manno-octulosonate-8-phosphatase KdsC has product MEQSALYGPIPSSVWQRLSQIQLLICDVDGVLSDGLIYLGNQGEEFKTFNTKDGFGMKALINAGIEVAIITGRDSRIVADRMAALGVKHVYQGQSDKRLSFNALLKDLNLNAEQVAYIGDDVVDLAVMELCGLGVAVSDAHPLVRQRADYVTQLAGGRGCVRELCDLMLEARGILHLAQGMSV; this is encoded by the coding sequence ATGGAACAATCTGCCCTTTATGGCCCCATACCCAGCAGCGTTTGGCAGCGCTTAAGCCAAATCCAGTTACTGATTTGCGATGTGGACGGCGTGCTGTCCGATGGCCTGATTTATTTAGGCAATCAAGGCGAAGAATTTAAAACCTTTAATACCAAAGACGGTTTTGGCATGAAAGCGCTGATCAATGCGGGCATAGAAGTGGCCATTATTACCGGTCGCGACTCACGCATCGTCGCGGATCGCATGGCTGCCCTTGGCGTTAAGCATGTCTATCAAGGCCAAAGTGATAAACGCCTTAGCTTTAACGCCTTGCTCAAAGACTTAAACCTTAACGCTGAGCAAGTGGCCTACATTGGCGACGACGTAGTCGACTTAGCGGTGATGGAATTATGTGGCTTAGGCGTTGCGGTCAGTGATGCCCACCCTTTAGTGCGCCAGCGCGCAGATTATGTGACGCAACTGGCCGGTGGCCGCGGCTGCGTGCGTGAACTGTGCGACCTCATGCTAGAAGCGCGCGGCATTTTGCATCTTGCCCAAGGCATGAGCGTATGA
- the lptC gene encoding LPS export ABC transporter periplasmic protein LptC yields the protein MSRQTIVFGALFVLALICWQWFKPLSDQPANQQDYQPDFIAKNLQSVQYNQLGLPYRGLTADYAEHYEPLTMTLMEKPVILLYSPDGKPQWQLSGDEGMINTNDNAILNGGVVGKGLQPDAVIKTLNTEYLELDFTNNQLRSNRAVTLSSPNYQATGLGLLGQIDQQTVELLHDTQATYTTP from the coding sequence ATGAGCCGCCAAACGATCGTCTTTGGCGCCTTGTTTGTGTTAGCGCTAATTTGTTGGCAATGGTTTAAGCCGCTGAGCGACCAGCCCGCTAATCAACAAGACTATCAGCCTGATTTTATTGCTAAAAATCTACAAAGTGTGCAATACAATCAACTGGGCTTGCCCTATCGTGGCTTAACTGCCGACTATGCGGAGCACTACGAACCGCTGACCATGACCCTAATGGAAAAACCTGTTATCTTGCTCTATTCCCCTGATGGTAAGCCCCAATGGCAGCTCAGTGGTGACGAGGGCATGATCAACACCAATGACAATGCCATCTTAAATGGCGGCGTGGTGGGCAAAGGTCTACAGCCGGATGCGGTGATCAAGACCCTGAATACCGAATATCTGGAACTGGATTTTACGAATAATCAGCTACGCTCTAATCGAGCGGTAACACTGAGCAGCCCCAATTATCAGGCTACAGGCCTTGGGTTACTGGGACAGATTGATCAACAAACGGTGGAACTACTGCATGATACTCAGGCAACCTACACGACTCCTTAG
- the lptA gene encoding lipopolysaccharide transport periplasmic protein LptA, producing MILRQPTRLLSLVGLLALGINVANAKESDYKEPVTIDSGSQLVELASNKVTFTDNVVVKQGTLDVRASKLVVTRNDKGLQTMTAYGSPATYYQVLDSGQPVQAKAKQITYDIRTRTITLLKDAELKQNDNIVTGYRIRYYIDKEQMEAEGQGSSGRVKTIFLPEQLQNMNNKEAKP from the coding sequence ATGATACTCAGGCAACCTACACGACTCCTTAGCCTAGTTGGCCTATTAGCGCTGGGCATCAATGTGGCTAACGCGAAAGAATCTGATTATAAAGAGCCAGTCACCATAGACTCAGGCAGCCAACTGGTAGAGCTGGCCTCAAATAAAGTGACCTTTACCGATAATGTGGTCGTGAAACAAGGCACGCTCGATGTGCGTGCCAGCAAGCTGGTGGTCACCCGTAACGACAAGGGCTTACAAACCATGACCGCCTACGGCTCACCCGCCACTTATTATCAGGTATTGGACAGCGGTCAGCCGGTGCAAGCCAAAGCCAAGCAGATCACCTACGACATTAGAACCCGCACTATTACGCTGCTCAAAGATGCCGAGCTTAAGCAAAATGACAACATAGTCACCGGTTATCGCATTCGCTACTACATCGATAAAGAACAGATGGAAGCCGAAGGCCAAGGCAGCTCGGGGCGGGTTAAAACTATCTTCTTGCCCGAGCAGCTGCAGAATATGAATAACAAAGAGGCTAAACCCTGA